From Rhodohalobacter mucosus:
GTGAATGTGATGCAGCCGGGCAAAACCCTGCCGCTGGAGACGCGGACCAGCCTGATGGAGAGTTATACGCAGGATGTGGGCGACAGGGGTGAGGCCGCTCAGGAAGTCCTTGATCGCGGTAACCTGCAGTTTATCGTCGATATTGTGCCGGAAAATTTCTTTGAGGCCGCATCCGACAACGGGAATATGCTTCAGGTCGTGTTTGTGGCGATTCTATTGGGGCTTGGTATTGTCAACATCCCCTTACAGAAGGGGGAACCGCTTATCAATGTGTTTGATTCGCTGAATGAAGTGATCATCAAGATCGTGGACCTCATTATGAAAACGGCTCCCTATGGTGTATTTGCACTTATGGCGGTTGTCATTGTTGATCTGGCGGGCGATGACCTGGGGCAGGCGCTGAATTTGCTGAGTGCCTTGGGCTGGTACTGTCTGGCGGTAGTGATCGGGCTTTTTCTTCACGTGCTGATTGTTTACTCAAGTCTCTTCAAAGTGTTCAGCAAGATGAAGCTGCGTGACTTTTTCAAGGCCATACAGCCTGCTGTACTTCTTGGGTTCAGTACCAGTTCGAGTGCAGCCACCCTGCCGGTTACCATGGAGAGAGTGGAAAAGAACCTGGGCGTTGAAGAAGAGGTCTCCAGTTTTGTACTGCCCGTGGGAGCCACCATCAATATGGACGGCACGAGCCTCTACCAGGCGGTGGCGGCCGTATTTATTGCACAGGCTCTGGGCATGGATTTATCGATCGCCCAGCAGCTAACCATTGTAATAACCGCCACACTTGCATCGATCGGGGCAGCCGGGGTGCCGGGCGCCGGAATTATCATGCTGGTTATCGTACTTCAGGCCATACAAGTGCCCGTTGAGGGAATAGCGCTGATACTGGGTGTCGACAGAATTCTGGACATGATACGTACGGCCGTAAATATCACCGGTGATGCGGCGGTATCTGTTGCAGTTGCCCATACGGAAGGTAAACTGGGAGCTCTCCACTTCGATGAAGAAGATGAATTTCCTGACGATGAATGAAACAAGTGAGCTCTTCAGGAGTTATCACTACCTGATATCTTAAATCCAATTATCTGATCAAACCGGTTTTTACACGTATGTTACCTACTGTAGTTCTTGGATTACTGCTGTTTGCCGGCGGTGTTGAAAGCTCCGCAGCGATCACTGCGCAGCATGAATCAACACCATCAGACAGCACAACCACTCTGCTAGCCGACAGCAGATTTAATGAAGGCGTGGATGCCTTTTACAGAACAGACTGGCAAACGGCAGATTCCGTTTTCAGCGAGCTTAAGAAGGAACACCCCGACGACCCGATGCCCTGGTTTTTTTCGTCCATGATGCCGTTCTGGGAGTATTTTTTTATTGAACAGACGCCGGAAAATGCGGCAGAGTTTCTGGAAGAGTCCGAAGTAGCCGTCAAGCTGAGCGAACAGCAGTTAGACCGCCAGCCAAGCGATACAACAATGGTGCTTTTGCTCAGCGGACTGCACGGCTACCGCAGTCTTGTAGCTGCAGGGGAGAGTGAATACCGGGTTGCTATCAGCAGCGGTCTTGCAGGATTTAACTTCACGCGCAAGTTGCTCTCGCTGGGCTCCGATCGTCCGGATGCCCGGATCGGACGCGGCATGTTCTATTACATGGTGGGAAGCATACCGCGAGAAATGCGGTGGGCAAGCAACATGGTTGGGTTCAGGGCGGATGCGGAACAGGGATTTGATGAACTGAAAAGGGCGGCCGAAAGTGACAGCCACGTAAGCATCGACGCCAAAATGATGCTTATGTACCTCTACAACAAGGAGGAGAGATTTAATGAATCGCTTGAATATGCAGAGAAGCTGACCAATGAATTTCCCGGAAATATCATATTCAGGTATAAAACGGCTGAAATTCATGAGAATGCCGGCAACATTGATCAGGCGATCGCGTTTTACGAAGATGTTACTCAGATGAATAACAGCGGTTTCGGCAGAATACGAAGCCTCAGCAGTGAAAAGATTCGTGAGTTATCGGGCATGGCTGATTAACATTAGAAAACGCTCTGAAAGGTTCAATTTTTGTCGGTTTTTTATTAAATCACATATGGTATTTTTCACTACAGAAAATCGCCTATGGGGGTAATGCTACCGTTCAGTTTTACACGTATAGCTGCACTGACTACGGTCCTTTTATCGATCTTTTTTTCAGGGAACTTACAGGCACAGGTTGCTCTCACCGATGCATCGCTGTTCCGGGTGTCGTTTACTCTGGGTGAGACGATGACGGATAACGGAAGGGCCGTGCTTTCGGTTGATGACATGGCGAAAGCCGATGCGTCCTTAAGCTATGTAAATGTGAACGGCCCGGCCCGGCAAGCGGAACTCCCGCCTTACTTCTACCTGGAGCTGGCAAACGGCAGGGTTGCGGTATCTGCGCTCAATCCGTCAGGCACTGCCACAGATAACAATGTATATGCATACCTTCCCCTTATAAACGAAACGGACTATGCCCTGTCCGGACTCAATGCCGCTTTCGATTTTCTCTACCGCGCAAATGACGAAATGAGGGGAGAGCTGACCCTCCAGGTGAAAACGGGAACCCGTCCGTGGCTGGATGTGGCCGGCAGCAAAACGAGGCTCTCGGATTTGTCGTCTGACGGACCCGATGAATGGCAATCGTTCTCCATTCAGACAACCATCGACAATATCTATACCCGGCAGGGGGATTCAATTGAATTCAGATGGGTTCTGGATTCTGCGCCCGGCACACCATTGCCTCTTGTGATCCAGGCGATAGAAGTACGGGCGGAGACAACCGTTTCCGAACCGCTCGAGCCGGGCAGCCTGATTATTACCGAAATTTTTGCCGGGCCCGACCAGAATGGCTCCGAATATATTGAGCTCTATAATCCCACCGCGAGCAGTGTATCGCTGACAGGCCTCAGCGTCCGCTCGGGTGACAATTCGTTTGTGGTACAGCGAGACGAGGAGGTAAAACCCTACAGTTACTATGTTCTCGCCGAATCGGGAATGGAGCCGATCCTGGAATCGACACCCCGCTACCTTTACTATGGACGCATTCTGAGCTCAGGCAGCGGTTTTATTGAACTTTATATGGGCGGCGAGGAGGCGGCCAGGGCCGCTTACGATATCTCCGAACCCTTCTCTTCCGTAGAGCTGGGCCGGACGATCAGCGGTTTTGATGGATATTCCAGCATGCAGGACTTCAATTCGTCGATGTCTGACCTGGGTAACGGGATGAACGGGTCGCCCGGGTACCGTGGCAATTCCGTGCGTCACTTTTCCACTATGCTGGAGGCAGGTCATCCATATCTTGCATCCATACCCGGTTTGCTGCCCGAAAGTATGAACCGGTTGCTGTATACCGAAGCGCAAATCCTGAACCTTGATGGTGAAGCTGTAAGGCCCGGTGACATGCTTCCCGGGCAGCCCTACCTTTTCCGGTCAGGGCAAACCGCTCAGCAGATTCGACTTTTTGCTGAAGAGTCGGCTGCCGCACTCTACTCCGGAGGGCCGCTAAAAACCGCAGAGGGAAACAGTGCTTACTCCTTTCTGACGCTTCCGCCTGTTACGGGACTCACGCTTTCCGGACTGATAAATGAATTTAGTCAGCCGGTTGTGCCCGCAGTACAGGTTTGGGATCCGGATAAAGAACGGTTTGATGTAATCTACTCTGATGATGTCGAACTCAACAGCTGGAATGCAATGATCATCAATGAGAATGTGCCGCAGCCTCTGGAGGCCAGGACGGGTACAGCCTCGAGAGCGCCGCTTGAGAGAATGATTACATTCAGCTTGTACGAGGAAGACGGTAGCAGCGAAATACTCCGGGATCAAAGTTATCTTACGTTTATGCCCGGCTACTGGACCGAATCAGGCCGAAGGTACGACCTGCCGAAACTTCTGCCGCTCTCAGCAGATGTTCAGTCCGCCGGTGACAAGGAGATCTCGCTCTTTTATCTGAGGAATGCGGAAAGCAACCAGCAGGGAAACAGTTTTACCCACCTTCCATTTGAGCCTTCTCAGGATTACAGGATAAGCGCAGATCTCCGTTCAACAAAGCGCAGTATGCAGACGGTATTAAGATGGTCGCTGACAGATGAAATACCCGACGAATGGGAGATTACGCTAACAGACCGCTTTACGGGCCAGCAGATCGATATGCGCGGGCAGTCCAGTTACCGGTACAGGCACGCAGCCGGGGATCTTATTGTTACAGATGAAGATGCTGAGGGAAGCTCACCGGTTAGCGTATTGCAGCTGCCGCCGCAGTCAGACGACCGGTTCAGTATTTTGATCAGTCCATATGAG
This genomic window contains:
- a CDS encoding tetratricopeptide repeat protein; its protein translation is MLPTVVLGLLLFAGGVESSAAITAQHESTPSDSTTTLLADSRFNEGVDAFYRTDWQTADSVFSELKKEHPDDPMPWFFSSMMPFWEYFFIEQTPENAAEFLEESEVAVKLSEQQLDRQPSDTTMVLLLSGLHGYRSLVAAGESEYRVAISSGLAGFNFTRKLLSLGSDRPDARIGRGMFYYMVGSIPREMRWASNMVGFRADAEQGFDELKRAAESDSHVSIDAKMMLMYLYNKEERFNESLEYAEKLTNEFPGNIIFRYKTAEIHENAGNIDQAIAFYEDVTQMNNSGFGRIRSLSSEKIRELSGMAD
- a CDS encoding dicarboxylate/amino acid:cation symporter; the protein is MKKWYKKLHWQIIIGLVLGLIWGLFSSVAGLNEFTSEYIRPFGDIFVTLLKLIAIPLVLASLVVGISNLNDMSKLSRMGGKTIGIYMITTTLAIVIGLTVVNVMQPGKTLPLETRTSLMESYTQDVGDRGEAAQEVLDRGNLQFIVDIVPENFFEAASDNGNMLQVVFVAILLGLGIVNIPLQKGEPLINVFDSLNEVIIKIVDLIMKTAPYGVFALMAVVIVDLAGDDLGQALNLLSALGWYCLAVVIGLFLHVLIVYSSLFKVFSKMKLRDFFKAIQPAVLLGFSTSSSAATLPVTMERVEKNLGVEEEVSSFVLPVGATINMDGTSLYQAVAAVFIAQALGMDLSIAQQLTIVITATLASIGAAGVPGAGIIMLVIVLQAIQVPVEGIALILGVDRILDMIRTAVNITGDAAVSVAVAHTEGKLGALHFDEEDEFPDDE
- a CDS encoding T9SS type A sorting domain-containing protein, which encodes MGVMLPFSFTRIAALTTVLLSIFFSGNLQAQVALTDASLFRVSFTLGETMTDNGRAVLSVDDMAKADASLSYVNVNGPARQAELPPYFYLELANGRVAVSALNPSGTATDNNVYAYLPLINETDYALSGLNAAFDFLYRANDEMRGELTLQVKTGTRPWLDVAGSKTRLSDLSSDGPDEWQSFSIQTTIDNIYTRQGDSIEFRWVLDSAPGTPLPLVIQAIEVRAETTVSEPLEPGSLIITEIFAGPDQNGSEYIELYNPTASSVSLTGLSVRSGDNSFVVQRDEEVKPYSYYVLAESGMEPILESTPRYLYYGRILSSGSGFIELYMGGEEAARAAYDISEPFSSVELGRTISGFDGYSSMQDFNSSMSDLGNGMNGSPGYRGNSVRHFSTMLEAGHPYLASIPGLLPESMNRLLYTEAQILNLDGEAVRPGDMLPGQPYLFRSGQTAQQIRLFAEESAAALYSGGPLKTAEGNSAYSFLTLPPVTGLTLSGLINEFSQPVVPAVQVWDPDKERFDVIYSDDVELNSWNAMIINENVPQPLEARTGTASRAPLERMITFSLYEEDGSSEILRDQSYLTFMPGYWTESGRRYDLPKLLPLSADVQSAGDKEISLFYLRNAESNQQGNSFTHLPFEPSQDYRISADLRSTKRSMQTVLRWSLTDEIPDEWEITLTDRFTGQQIDMRGQSSYRYRHAAGDLIVTDEDAEGSSPVSVLQLPPQSDDRFSILISPYESPLGLQEEAEQPGSVELRQNYPNPFNPATNIVYFIPDNRQIKIGVYNVVGQQVATLVDEVMSAGEHTATWNASDMPSGIYIVQLESGNQVFTRKITLIK